From Geotalea uraniireducens Rf4:
CGGGTTGAGGACGATCGGACCCCGGAGGTTCACCGTGATGTCTCCGGGCTCAGGGGCCATGGTGACGACCAGGAGAAAGATCGCCTCCGATCGCTCGCTGAGTTCCAGCGCCCTGCACTCTTCCGCAGTGAGGGCAAACGTGTAGCCGGGAGCGCAGTTCTTGGCGTCGGCAACGACAAATGCCAGGTCAGGGTTGTCCACGGCCTGTAGCCAGCAAAACGGCCCGAGGTTCTCCGGCGTGAGGAGAATGAAACGTTTTTCGACAAAGCCGAGCATACCCTCGGGCATGTGAATGACCTTGCCTTCTTCAATATCCAGTTCACCGAAACGTGTGGTGGTCACTTTCACGACGCTCACTCCTTATCGCCACTGCCGAGCAAACTCACGGCATTTTCAAGGTCGGTCAGATTCCAGTCGGCGGCATGCCTGTTTTCCTCCTGCACCTGCAGATAGATCTCTTCCCGGTAGATGCGCATGTCCTGGGGTGCCTCTATGCCGAGGCGCACCTGGTTGCCCTTCACCTCCACCACCATGATCCGTATCTGATCGCCGATGGTAACGGCTTCCCCGATTTTTCTGGTCAGAACCAGCATAGTCGCGCCCTCCTTGGCGCCCGATAAAAACTCTATCTGAGATAATCGAGCAGGGTGACCTGGGAAATTTTGGCTGACGCCGCAATGGCCGCCTGGTAGGCGGTCTGCTGTTTGGAAAGGTCGCTTATGACCTGCATGTAGTCCACGTCCTGGATGTTGGAAAGTATCTTGGTAAGGCTTAGCTTCGTGTTGTCGTTGACCTGGCTCGACCCGTCGAGGCGGTTCATCCTGGCCCCCACGTCGGAACGGGCAGCGAGGACCTGGCTCATGGCGCTGTCCAGGTTCGGCAGCTCCGCCTGGACCGCAGACGTGCTGCCGGCGTTGAGGGCGGTTACCAGGTTGTCAAAGATTTTGATGATGTCGGTCCCGCTGCTCCCCGCCGGCGTCCCGCCGTTGACCAGCTTGTCGCCGGCATAGTTGACCGGCAGGAAAGTTCCCCGCTCGATTTCGATATTTATGTCGTCATTTGTGCCGGTGAAGTTGCCGGCGGCATCGAAGGGGGGGGTGTCGTTCTTGAAGCCGCCGAAGATATACTTGCCGTTGAGCTGGGTATTGCCGAGGGTTATGATCTGTCCCTTCAACTGCTGCAGCTCGTTTACGGCGGCAGTCCTAGAGTCGGCGTTGTTGGTGTCGCTGGACATGGCAACGGCAAGCTCCTTGGCTCTGGAAAGTACGTCCCCCATCCCGGCCATGGCGGAATCGGCCATGGTGAGCAGAGAAGTTCCGTTGGTGATGTTCCGCGCATACTGTTCGCCGGCAGCGGTCAGCGACTTCAGATGGAGGATCTGCTGGGTATTTACCGGGTCATCCCCCGGCGCGCTTATTTTTGCGCCGGTGGATGATTGCTGCTGCAGTTGCTCCTGCCGTTCCCGTATCACCTGGAGGTTGTTCAGCACCAGGTTGGCCGTGGTATTCTGTGTCACGCGCATGAATTGCTCCTTAACCCGGAACACGGGAAACCCGTTTCCGCCCGATAAACTATTTTACGAGATTGATCACGGTATCCAGCATTTCACTGCCGACATTGATCAACTTTGCCGCCCCTTCGTAAGCCTTCTGGTACTTGATCAGGTTGGCGAGCTCTTCATCCAGCGAAACGCCTGAAGCCGACTCGCGCATGTTGTTGAGTTGCTTGAGTATCCCGTCGCTCTGGCTTTCCGCCCGTCCGGCGTTCTGCACATCGACGCCGACCTTGCCGACCAGTGAGTCGTAAAACCCTTCCAGTGTCACGTTTCCCGCGGACATGGCGAGGAACTTGTCGTAAACGCTCGCAATGCTCTGGGCGTTCTTGTTGTTGCCGGTTCCGTTGACCGTCGGGTCCGCATCGGCTGCTGCAACATCGCTGATCGCAGCGATGTTGACCCCTATCCCCCCCTGGCCGCTGTATCCGGCCACAGCCGCGGGGGGGGCGAAGAAATCGAGGCCGGTTGAGGCCGCGGTGAGGCCGTAGCCTGCCGAATGGAGCCCGTTCACTTCGCTGGCCAGCGTAGAGGCGAGCTCGTCCAGCTCGGAGAGATAATTGTTCACCATCGTATCACGCACCAGGAGTGCCCCCCCTATCTCTCCCTGGGTGTTGCCCGGACCGCCGATGAAGGCTGTTGCATTTACCGCTGGGCCGCCTCCCGGCGGCGTTAACAGG
This genomic window contains:
- the flgL gene encoding flagellar hook-associated protein FlgL, coding for MRVTQNTTANLVLNNLQVIRERQEQLQQQSSTGAKISAPGDDPVNTQQILHLKSLTAAGEQYARNITNGTSLLTMADSAMAGMGDVLSRAKELAVAMSSDTNNADSRTAAVNELQQLKGQIITLGNTQLNGKYIFGGFKNDTPPFDAAGNFTGTNDDINIEIERGTFLPVNYAGDKLVNGGTPAGSSGTDIIKIFDNLVTALNAGSTSAVQAELPNLDSAMSQVLAARSDVGARMNRLDGSSQVNDNTKLSLTKILSNIQDVDYMQVISDLSKQQTAYQAAIAASAKISQVTLLDYLR
- the csrA gene encoding carbon storage regulator CsrA — translated: MLVLTRKIGEAVTIGDQIRIMVVEVKGNQVRLGIEAPQDMRIYREEIYLQVQEENRHAADWNLTDLENAVSLLGSGDKE
- a CDS encoding flagellar assembly protein FliW; amino-acid sequence: MKVTTTRFGELDIEEGKVIHMPEGMLGFVEKRFILLTPENLGPFCWLQAVDNPDLAFVVADAKNCAPGYTFALTAEECRALELSERSEAIFLLVVTMAPEPGDITVNLRGPIVLNPERLIARQIVIEGEKYTTRHPFFETSEKKQSGLQRLERQPEKSVPPAG